A segment of the Acidimicrobiales bacterium genome:
GCCGCGCCGGCTCGCACCACCAGGCGCGGCCGCTCGCCCACCCGGGCCGCGAGGAGGTCGGCCAGGCGGGGCCCGCCCGCTCGGTCACCGGCCGCGGCGCCGGTGGGTCCGGACGCATCGGGCGGTCCCGCCGGGCGCACCCAGGCCACCGAGCGCAGCGCCACCAGCACCAGGGCCCCGGGCGTCGTGCGCACGGCCAGCACGTCGGCGCCGACGGTGGTGAGGTGGCCGGCGTGCACGCGGCCGGTCACGGTGGCCAGCGCCACCCGCACGTCCCGCTCGGCCAGGTCGAGCAGGGTGCCGGCCAGGGTCGCCTCCTCCTCGGCCAGCCGGCGCATCCAGTGCCGCTCGACCCGGGCGGCCCGGGCCTCGTCGACGGCGGCGTCGGCGGCCCACAGCTCGAACCCGCCCGCCCCGCCGTCGCCCGCCGAGCCCGCGCCCGCGCCCACGCCCGGAGGCTACGACGCCGCCGGCCGGGGTGTTCCAGCCTCATGGCCCGGCGGGCGGTAGCGTGGAGGGCACGACGTGCGGTCAGCGCCGTCCCGACCCCCCCGGGCTGAGCCCGCACCGAGCACCCTGCCTTGTCGAAGACCCAGGTCAAGATCAGCGTTCCCGGCAACCACCTGATGGTGGGGCTGCTCGGCCACCGCGACGAGCTCCTGCGGCTCATCGAGGCGGGCTTCGAGGGTGCCGAGATCCACGTGCGCGGCAACGAGATCACCATCGCCGGCGACAGCGCCGAGCAGGTGGGCACGCTGTTCGAGGAGCTGGTGCTGCTGCTGCAGCAGGGGGAGGCCCTCGACCCGGCCCACGTGATCCGCACCATCGACATGGTGAAGGCCGACGAGCGCCCCTCGCAGGTGATGGGCGCCGAGGTGCTGCGGTCGACCCGGGGCGGGGCGGTGCGCCCCAAGACGGCAGGGCAGAGGCGCTACATCGACACCATCCGCGCCAACGTCATCACCTTCGGGATCGGCCCGGCCGGCACCGGCAAGAGCTGGCTGGCCGTGGCCATGGCCGTGCAGGCGCTGCAGGCCAAGGAGGTGGGCCGGATCATCCTCACCCGGCCCGCGGTCGAGGCCGGCGAGCGGCTCGGGTTCCTGCCCGGTGACCTCATGGCCAAGGTCGACCCGTACCTGCGGCCGCTGTACGACGCCCTGTACGACTTCGTGGGGGCCGAGGCCGCCGGCCGGCTGCTCGAGAAGGCCACCGTCGAGGTCGCGCCCCTCGCCTTCATGCGCGGCCGCACGCTGAACAACAGCTTCATCATCCTGGACGAGGCCCAGAACACGACCCCCGAGCAGATGAAGATGTTCCTCACCCGGATCGGGTTCGGCTCCAGGGTGGTGATCACCGGCGACGTCACCCAGATCGACGTGCCCGACGGCCGCAGCGGCCTCCTCGGCCTCGAGCGCATCCTCGGCGGCATCGACGGGCTGGCGTTCGTGCACCTGGGCGCACGCGACGTGGTGCGCCACCGCATCGTCCAGGAGATCGTGAGCGCCTACGGGCGGTCCGAGCCCCGATGACCCCTCCACAGCCCCCGCCCGAGCCGCCCGACCCCACCGACCCGTTCGCCGAGCCGGTGCGTGGGCCGTCGCTCCACCGGCAGCGCCGCATCGGCCCCGAGGGCGAGGTCACCGTGTTCGCCGCCGACGAGCAGGCGGCCGTGCCCGTCGACGCCGGCCGCTGGGCCGCCCTCGCCGAGCAGGTGCTCGTGGCCGAGGGCGTGCGGGGCGAGGCCGAGCTGTCGCTGCTGTTCGTCGACGAGGAGGCCATGGCCGACCTCAACGGGCGCTTCCTCCACGCCCGCGGCCCCACCGATGTGCTCGCCTTCCCGATCGACGCCGACGACGCCGACGTGTGGCAGGGGTCGGACCCCACCCTCACCGGCCCCGACCGCGACCCGCCCGACCCGTCGGACGCGCCGATGCTGCTGGGCGACGTGGTCGTGTGCCCGGCGGTGGCCGCCCGCAACGCGCCCGAGCACGCCGGCACCCTCGACGACGAGCTGGCCCTGCTGGTGGTGCACGGCGTGCTGCACGTGCTCGGCCACGACCACGCCGAGCCGGCCGCCCGGGCCGCCATGTGGGCACGGGAGCGCGAGCTGATCGAGCGGTTCCACGGCCGGCCGGGGAGGGACCCGTGGCAGGCCTGATCCTGGCCGTCACGGTCACCGGCGCCGACGTGGCGATGATCGCCGCGATCGTCGTGCTGCTCGTGCTGCTGATGTTCCTGGCGCTGGCCGAGACGGGGCTCACCCGCATGAACCGGGTGCGGGCCATGGCCCTCGAGGAGGAGGGCCTCAAGGGCTCCAACCGCCTCGTCTCCCTGGTGAACCACCCCGAGCAGTTCATCAACTCGGTGCTGCTGCTCGTGCTGGTGCTGCAGACCGTCCAGACCGCCCTCACCACCCTGGTGGCCAACCGGCTGTTCGGGAGCTGGGGCGTGGCCGTCGGCCTCTTCCTCAACGTGGTCCTGTTCTTCGTGCTGGCCGAGGCGGCACCCAAGACGTGGGCCGTGCAGCATCCCGACCGGGCCGCCCTGGGAACGGCCCGACCCGTCTACGCCCTCAGCCGCTTCGCCCCCCTCCGGGTGATGTCCCGTGGACTGATCGGGCTCACCAACGTGATCCTCCCGGGCAAGGGCCTGAAGAAGGGGCCGTTCCTCTCCGAGGAGGAGCTGCTGGCCATGACCGACGTGGCCGCCGAGGAAGAGGTGATCGAGCGCGAGGAGCGGGCGCTCATCCACTCGATCATCGAGTTCGGCGACACGGTCGTGCGCGAGGTGATGGTGCCCCGGCCCGACATGGTCACCGTCGAGGCCCGCGCCACCCTCGACGAGGCCATCACCACCCTGCTCCAGCGGGGCTACAGCCGGGTGCCGGTGGTGGGGGAGGGCATCGACGACGTGGTGGGCGTGGTGCACGTGCGCGACCTCATACGCGCCGTGCGCGAGGGGCAGGGCGGCGAGGAGGTTCGCGGCACCTGCCGCCCGGCGCGGTTCGTGCCCGAGAGCAAGCGGGTCGCCGAGCTCATGCGCGAGATGCAGCGCGAGAAGTACCACCAGGCCGTCGTCGTCGACGAGTACGGCGGCACCGCCGGCATCGTCACCCTCGAGGACCTCATCGAGGAGCTCGTCGGTGAGATCGTCGACGAGTTCGACGTGGAGGAGCGGCCCCAGGTGGAGCGCCTCCCCGGCGGCGACGTGCTGGTCGACGCCCGCATGCCGGTCGACGAGGCCAACGAGCTGCTCGGCGCCGATCTCCCCGACGACGAGTGGGACACGCTCGGTGGCCTCGTGTACGGGCTGCTGGGTCGGGTGCCGGCCGAGGGCGAGTCGGTGGTGTTCGACGGGCTGCGGTTCCAGACCGAGAAGGTGGTCGGCCGGCGGATCTCGCGCGTGCGCGTCGCCCGGCTGGCCGACTGGGAGCGGCCCGAGCGCGACGAGGAGGGATGAGCGAGCCGTTCCACTCCGGGATCGTCACGCTGGTCGGGCGGCCGAACGTCGGCAAGTCCACGCTGCTCAACCGGATCCTCGGGCGGAAGGTGAGCATCGTCTCCGACAAGCCCCAGACCACCCGGACCCGCATCATGGGCGTGCTCGACCGGCCCGGCGCCCAGGTCGTGTTCGTCGACACCCCCGGCATCCACAAGCCCGTCACCACGCTGGGCCAGCGGCTGAACGCCACCGCCGAGGACGCCATCGCCGGCGTCGACGTCGTCTGCCTGGTGCTCGACGCCACCATGCGCCTCGGCACCGGCGACCGCTGGGTGGCCGCCCGGGTGCCCGCCGACGCCGTCGTCGTGGTGAACAAGGTCGACACGGCCTCGCCGACCGAGGTGCTCGAGCAGCTCCGCGCCGCGGCCGAGCTCGACCTGTCGGAGTACTTCCCGGTGTCGGCCCGCACCGGCGCCGGCGTGCCCGAGCTGGTCGAGCACCTCGTCGGGCGCCTGCCCGAGGGGCCCCGCTACTTCCCCGAGGGCACGGTCACCGACGTCCCCGAGGCCTTCTGGGTCGCCGAGCTGGTGCGCGAGCAGCTGCTCGCCCTCTTCCGCGAGGAG
Coding sequences within it:
- the era gene encoding GTPase Era produces the protein MSEPFHSGIVTLVGRPNVGKSTLLNRILGRKVSIVSDKPQTTRTRIMGVLDRPGAQVVFVDTPGIHKPVTTLGQRLNATAEDAIAGVDVVCLVLDATMRLGTGDRWVAARVPADAVVVVNKVDTASPTEVLEQLRAAAELDLSEYFPVSARTGAGVPELVEHLVGRLPEGPRYFPEGTVTDVPEAFWVAELVREQLLALFREELPYSIATVVTEWDWPRIRCEIHVERESQKGMVIGKGGSVLKRVGTAVREQLPEGAYLELFVKVDKDWQRRPRALDRLGY
- a CDS encoding PhoH family protein — protein: MVGLLGHRDELLRLIEAGFEGAEIHVRGNEITIAGDSAEQVGTLFEELVLLLQQGEALDPAHVIRTIDMVKADERPSQVMGAEVLRSTRGGAVRPKTAGQRRYIDTIRANVITFGIGPAGTGKSWLAVAMAVQALQAKEVGRIILTRPAVEAGERLGFLPGDLMAKVDPYLRPLYDALYDFVGAEAAGRLLEKATVEVAPLAFMRGRTLNNSFIILDEAQNTTPEQMKMFLTRIGFGSRVVITGDVTQIDVPDGRSGLLGLERILGGIDGLAFVHLGARDVVRHRIVQEIVSAYGRSEPR
- a CDS encoding HlyC/CorC family transporter; translation: MAGLILAVTVTGADVAMIAAIVVLLVLLMFLALAETGLTRMNRVRAMALEEEGLKGSNRLVSLVNHPEQFINSVLLLVLVLQTVQTALTTLVANRLFGSWGVAVGLFLNVVLFFVLAEAAPKTWAVQHPDRAALGTARPVYALSRFAPLRVMSRGLIGLTNVILPGKGLKKGPFLSEEELLAMTDVAAEEEVIEREERALIHSIIEFGDTVVREVMVPRPDMVTVEARATLDEAITTLLQRGYSRVPVVGEGIDDVVGVVHVRDLIRAVREGQGGEEVRGTCRPARFVPESKRVAELMREMQREKYHQAVVVDEYGGTAGIVTLEDLIEELVGEIVDEFDVEERPQVERLPGGDVLVDARMPVDEANELLGADLPDDEWDTLGGLVYGLLGRVPAEGESVVFDGLRFQTEKVVGRRISRVRVARLADWERPERDEEG
- the ybeY gene encoding rRNA maturation RNase YbeY — encoded protein: MTPPQPPPEPPDPTDPFAEPVRGPSLHRQRRIGPEGEVTVFAADEQAAVPVDAGRWAALAEQVLVAEGVRGEAELSLLFVDEEAMADLNGRFLHARGPTDVLAFPIDADDADVWQGSDPTLTGPDRDPPDPSDAPMLLGDVVVCPAVAARNAPEHAGTLDDELALLVVHGVLHVLGHDHAEPAARAAMWARERELIERFHGRPGRDPWQA